In one window of Nomascus leucogenys isolate Asia chromosome 1a, Asia_NLE_v1, whole genome shotgun sequence DNA:
- the CFL2 gene encoding cofilin-2 gives MASGVTVNDEVIKVFNDMKVRKSSTQEEIKKRKKAVLFCLSDDKRQIIVEEAKQILVGDIGDTVEDPYTSFVKLLPLNDCRYALYDATYETKESKKEDLVFIFWAPESAPLKSKMIYASSKDAIKKKFTGIKHEWQVNGLDDIKDRSTLGEKLGGNVVVSLEGKPL, from the exons ATG GCTTCTGGAGTTACAGTGAATGATGAAGTCATCAAAGTTTTTAATGATATGAAAGTAAGGAAATCTTCTACACAAGAGGagatcaaaaagagaaagaaagcagttcTCTTCTGTTTAAGCGAtgacaaaagacaaataattgtAGAGGAAGCAAAGCAGATCTTGGTGGGTGACATTGGTGATACTGTAGAGGACCCCTACACATCTTTTGTGAAGTTGCTACCTCTGAATGATTGCCGATATGCTTTGTACGATGCCACATACGAAACAAAAGAGTCTAAGAAAGAAGACCTAGTATTTATATTCTG ggcTCCTGAAAGTGCACCTTTAAAAAGCAAGATGATTTATGCTAGCTCTAAAGAtgccattaaaaagaaatttacag gtattAAACATGAGTGGCAAGTAAATGGCTTGGATGATATTAAGGACCGTTCGACACTTGGAGAGAAATTGGGAGGCAATGTAGTAGTTTCACTTGAAGGAAAACCATTATAA